From Paraflavitalea devenefica, the proteins below share one genomic window:
- a CDS encoding collagen binding domain-containing protein — translation MLSIRIAIGVLINTTLLSLHCGDSEKGDLYDDKKVSGTLFINDTLRSMDGEKVYAKGSIRITDSNSPNSLNFLYSSTADNYGNFSFTNLTGLDYRLQSSLDSGDITFAVDEPINPAKVTTPQKLVLYPVANKYNVLSVQAFDDATKGALFQATVCLFSSRLLAQKNQCEGSFKTLTTDSHGRAYTTRLAPGWYYLNATLKTGQIDISIKDSIEIKKETGFNHIKLYLK, via the coding sequence ATGTTAAGTATACGAATTGCGATAGGCGTACTGATCAATACAACTCTATTGTCATTGCACTGCGGCGACTCAGAAAAGGGCGATCTATATGATGACAAAAAAGTAAGCGGCACCTTGTTCATCAATGACACGCTCAGAAGCATGGATGGGGAAAAGGTGTATGCAAAAGGCTCCATCCGAATAACAGACTCGAATAGTCCAAATTCATTGAATTTTCTTTATAGCAGTACTGCAGACAACTATGGTAATTTTTCCTTTACCAATCTGACAGGTCTGGATTACCGTCTTCAATCCAGCCTGGACAGTGGAGATATCACTTTTGCAGTAGATGAACCCATTAACCCTGCTAAAGTTACCACGCCGCAGAAACTGGTATTATATCCCGTGGCCAATAAATATAATGTGCTGTCTGTACAGGCTTTCGATGATGCTACAAAAGGCGCTCTTTTCCAAGCCACCGTTTGCCTGTTCAGCAGTCGTTTACTGGCCCAAAAGAACCAATGTGAAGGCAGCTTCAAAACGTTGACCACGGATAGCCATGGCAGAGCCTATACAACTCGGTTGGCACCAGGCTGGTATTATTTAAATGCCACATTAAAAACCGGCCAGATCGATATCTCCATCAAAGACTCGATCGAAATCAAGAAGGAAACAGGGTTTAACCATATAAAGCTTTACCTAAAATAA
- a CDS encoding trypsin-like serine peptidase gives MNKNKLTLANNILSGCLILFIFSLSSCSVDSGKTTEETTPPEKGKEYVAMTFADLSIKRLPLPIEHEDSLRKAPLTIESYLERKERLDSAYNALQSDTVLPPKTRMERLLEVRQQERVLNDHAFLRSQCGMDDNLVDVERFTGQGAFDVNFTQGKIPAIGLLCWDSSFGNAFSGPKDIEGDVKGRGWGSGCLIAKDLFLTAAHCFNSNPANFTIPHKNELPITPEQSIRFMHVTFNYQWQANSDQIRSDTASYRIAEIKEIRFDGVDYAILRLLPRNGELPGIRFQPLNPAPRNYPVFRGDAICIIQHARGEEKKIGCGQVQLVDGSHIRYGNIDTHSGSSGAPVIDRRTGVIVGVHSDGACDEGGGYNFCSSIQAIRQVSTIIR, from the coding sequence ATGAACAAAAACAAGCTTACACTTGCTAACAATATATTATCTGGCTGCCTCATCCTGTTTATCTTCAGTCTTTCATCATGCAGCGTAGATTCCGGCAAAACGACAGAAGAAACCACTCCGCCGGAAAAAGGTAAAGAATATGTGGCGATGACTTTTGCTGATCTTTCCATCAAACGCCTTCCGCTGCCCATTGAACATGAAGATAGCTTAAGGAAGGCGCCCCTGACCATCGAGTCTTATTTAGAGCGAAAGGAACGACTGGATAGCGCCTATAACGCTTTACAAAGCGATACGGTGCTGCCACCCAAAACAAGAATGGAAAGATTGCTCGAAGTAAGACAACAGGAAAGAGTACTCAATGATCATGCATTTCTCCGGTCACAATGCGGCATGGACGACAACCTGGTGGATGTAGAGCGATTTACGGGTCAGGGAGCTTTTGACGTCAATTTTACACAGGGGAAAATACCGGCTATCGGTCTCCTATGTTGGGACAGTTCCTTTGGTAACGCTTTCAGCGGACCAAAGGATATTGAGGGCGATGTAAAAGGACGGGGATGGGGTAGCGGGTGCCTGATCGCCAAAGATCTTTTTCTTACCGCCGCCCATTGTTTCAATAGTAACCCTGCTAATTTTACCATCCCACATAAAAATGAATTACCGATTACTCCGGAGCAATCCATTCGGTTCATGCATGTCACCTTCAATTATCAATGGCAGGCCAATTCCGATCAAATAAGAAGCGACACGGCATCTTACCGCATTGCAGAGATCAAAGAAATAAGGTTTGATGGAGTGGATTATGCCATTTTGCGATTGCTTCCCCGGAATGGGGAGTTGCCGGGTATTCGTTTCCAACCATTGAATCCTGCTCCCCGTAACTACCCGGTATTTCGCGGAGATGCCATTTGCATCATTCAGCATGCGAGGGGCGAGGAAAAGAAAATCGGGTGCGGACAGGTACAATTAGTAGATGGCAGCCATATTCGTTACGGTAATATTGATACCCATTCTGGTTCTTCAGGGGCCCCCGTTATCGATCGTCGAACAGGAGTGATAGTCGGTGTGCACAGCGATGGTGCATGCGACGAAGGTGGAGGATACAACTTTTGTAGCTCGATTCAGGCGATCCGTCAGGTTTCGACAATTATTAGATAG